The genomic segment atttgaacaatgtaatagaccctagtatggacagatacaaattaggtaggaatgtaggggggaacgaaacagcattggcgagatactgtggagagatgaattgggttgatgggtggcggaaactaaacccaggagtaagacagtactcatgttttagtacctcatataacaccgcttcccgaattgacttatgcctgtgtgataagaatgcaatgacctggaccagcagggtgcagtataaagctaaaaccctatcggaccattgcccagtggtggtggaaattggaggtaaggtaatgggtgggaaaaggttgggctttcggctcaacccccactggattgaattagtgggcgaccaggactggtttagacaggaaatagaggcattctgggagattaatcataagtccgcaaaccctcaggtggtatgggatactatgaaggcatacttgaggggtctatatatagggcgaatcaataaaaaaaaaaaaggaattctcacaggaagaatcagtactgaatagtaaagtggcaacattagaagcagggatagaagaggatagtggggggaacagctgttagaactgaaggcagctcaagaggaatataaagaatatctacttaaaaaggcacaaaataaactattcttcagtgggcaatttaatttctttgagaaagggaaaccaaataagacactgtcaagattacttaaaaatcaaggcgacgaacgtggtattatggctctgaggagggaggatgacagcataaccacagatagagaagaaatagcccaaatggttggctcttttttctccaatctctatatgggcagctatattaatagggcggaggtagcggaattcttgaggggaattaatattccgagtttgacagaggatgtcagggactccctggatgacccaatctccctccaggaattggaggaggcattggcatcaatccaagggaatacatcccctgggtctgacggcattcctttctagatatatagaatatactcaatcctgctgcttccaaaactgctgggtatcattaatgaatcctggagggggggggggggttctccctaaatctatgtgtgaggctaatattagactcattaggaaaaaagataaggatcccttggatttgggctcatatctccttgcttaatacagatataaagataatagcgaaagcactggcaaggagattggataaagtagtggaggtagtggtgggcggtgaccagggagggtttaggtcaggaagaacggttcatgacaatatccaccaggtgtatgaagcaatccagagtggatcccgtggcccccgctccattctgtcattggatgctactaaagcttttgacagggtggagtgggaatacctctgggaagttttgaaaagggttagggtgggcccgaggtttttgagttatattcagctactatacactaaccccgaggcgagtgtggtggtagatggaaccccctcctacccattcaaactaagtagaggaacaaggcagggctgccccctctcaccctttttatttttaatttatattgaacccttagcggcttggataagagataatgatgtttatgagggatttggagtaaatggagagaagagtaagatcttgttatttgtagatgatatcctcctttttgtaactaacccacaagaaaaaatacatcgtatcattaagatgttcgaggcatttgcccctctatctgggttggacataaattggagtaaatctactatgctccccctggatgaagatatgggggagacggtgggaagactatccgtgttaaaaaaaaatgaatgtctccattatctgggagtaaaaatagcagccacgaatgataggtttgtgattaacaatatactgccccttttgaatagtttagcgaagagagtagaagtatggattaaaatgcccttctctatgtcagaaaggatggcgataataaaaatggtggtcctcccacagatccttttttttcttgctacctcgccagtgtggatcggcaaatgctggttccggaagatagaagtgatactgggtagattgttatggggaagaaaaagggttcgtctgaagtacagatattttatggcccctggagatagggggggattggatatgcccaatttctttgtttattacatggccgcgcagttggtacgaatcgtgaattggagaaattttagatatctggagaagattgtagtagataaggagaaagtgaacatatatgaggtgttggaatgagatgattatgaggagagtgggtcaaataacacgatgttattgtataaatataggaaagtatgggaaagattaaagggagaattacatgtaggaaatagttttgggttcacacccctatggggtaacaataaatttaaagaattggtgaagtgtgagtcaactttttgggatagtaagggtataaaacgactggaacaattatttgataaaggacaactcttttcatttgagcacataaaaagggggtatgatattagtgataacgattggctgtactattggcaagttagtcatgcagtccataacacgatagataaggagatatatgtagcacagaaacacaatttcatagaagcactaactcaaatagagcactttaaaaaaaaaaaaggaatatcaattttgtataagaaattaaataagattattggagtaagggggatcgacagaattaaagacaaatggtccggaatagtgggtactgtgtctgaggaagattgggacattatggcccaaaatataagcaaggtttctcgtaatatggaacataaaattacacaattgaagatattacacaagacccactattccgcgcttcatttacataggataggggtgagaatcacttcacagtgtgttaaatgtggtttggaagaggcggactatttacatagtttttggtcgtgtgagaagatatctgttttctgggaatctgtaataaaagaggtagaaagtaaaatccctgtgaaggtacctcgtacgatagagtttatactgctgggagctattggtaagatgggcaaatttgattagacatactcttggatgtaaacaagtatggatttggcttctatggcttttgcttttcttccgattggtgatgttgttttatcggatttgtacaatgtatttttgtaattgtttaatattaaaataaaaaaaatataaaaaaaaagtaatgtaatagacagaccgcaatttttaatattcagggactctatagtgacagggactgttccccaggactggcgcatggcaaatgtggtgccaatatttaagaaggggtcaaaaggtgaccccgggaattatagacctgttagtttaacctcggtaaattgtttgagggtttcctaagagatgctattttggaatatcttgataaaaataaatgtatgaccctgtatcagcatggatttatgagggattgatcctgtcaaactaacctgatcagcttttatgaggaggtgagcacaagactggaccaggggcaatcgctggatgtcgtatatctggatttttccaaagcatttgatacggttccacataaaaggttggtgcataaaatgagaaggtttgggctgggtgagaatgtgcgcaagtgggtaagtaactggctcaatgataggaaacagagggtgtttattaatggtacttattctgattgggtgactgttactagtggggtaccacaggggtccgtcttgggtcctgtcctatttaatatattcatgaatgaccttgcagaggggttgaatagtaaagtagcaatctttgcagatgacaccaaactctgtaaagtggtaaacactatagaggacagtgcactgttacaaatggatctggataggttggaggtttgggctgggaagtggcagatgaggttcaacactgataaatgtaaggtaatgcaaaaatccgagctgggattatgtattaaatggaagaacacttaggacgactgacatggaaaaggacttaggagccttaggtaacagtaaacttagctgtagtgaccagtgtcgggcagctgctgccaaggctaataaaatcatggggtacatcaataggggcatagatgccgacgacaaggaaataatgctaccgctgtacaaatcactagtcagtcctcacatagagtactgtgtacagtactgagcaccagtgtacaagaaagatatagtggagctggagagggttcaaatcccactaaggacaacaataaataaagacattattattattattataataacgtcagcagagagcactgtgctcgtgatgtcatcagagagcattccaaaaagaaaataatttcctctgtagtattcagcagctaataagtacaggaaagattacgattttttaatagaagtaatttacaaatctgtttaactttccggagccagttgatttaaaagaaaaaaaaggttttcaccggagtacccctttaaccccttcatgacccagcccattttcaccttcaggtcctgggcattttttgaaaatctgaccactgtcactttaaacattaataactctggaatgcttttacttatcattctgattccgagaactgctgtaacaatcagccacccctgtgcaaatcgcctcaaatgtacatggtgcactctcccttctgagccttgttgtgcgcccccagagcactttgcgcccacatatggggtatctccatactcgggagaaattgcattacaaatttagaggatcttttttccccttttacctcttgtgaaaatgaaaagtatagggcaacaccagcatgtcagagtaaaaaaattatttttttacactaacatgctggtgtagaccccaacttcaccttttcataaggggttaaagaagaaaaagccccccaaaatttgtaaggcaatttctcccgagtacggcaataccccatatgtgtcccaaaactgttgccctgaaatacaacagggctccaaagtgagagagcgccatgcgcatttgaggcctgaattagggatttgcataggggtggacataggggtattctatgccaatgattcccaaacagggtgcctccagctgttgcaaaaactcccagcatgcctggacagtcaatggctgtccggcaatactgggagttattattttgcaacagctggaggctccgttttggaaacagtagcgtacagacgtttttcatttttttggggggaggggggctgtgtagggataatgtgtatatgtagtgtttttttactttttattttaggttagtgttagtgtagtgtttttagggtacagtcacatgggcagaggttcacagcaagtttgccgctgggagtttgagctgcagcgcaaattttgcgccatctcaaacttgcagcactcactgtaaacctccgcccatgtgagtgtaccctgtacattcacattggggggagggggcaaacatccagctgttgcaaactccgagcatgccctttggctgtccgtgcatgctgggagttgtagtttttgcaacagctggaggcacactggtttggaaacactaagttaagtaataaactttcaagttgttttgcaaccaaacttagcgtttccaaaccagtgtgcctccagctgttgaaaaactacaactcccagcatgcatggtctgtcagtgcatgctgggagttatagttttgcaacaattgaaacagctggaggcactgaggtagcaaacggacaatgtttcccaactagtgtgcctccagttgttgcaaaactacaactcccagcatgcccagactgcccaagcatgctggaagttgtagttcggcaatatctgaaggatcagatgttgccgaactacaacttccagcatgcttgggcagtctgggcatgctgggagttgtagttttgcaatatctggaggtccacagtttggagaccactgtataatggtctccaatctatgctcttccagatgttagagaactacaactcccagcatgcctgaacagactgagcatgctgggagttgtagttttgcaacatctggacagtcaacagattggagaccattatacagtggtctccaaactgtggacctccagatgttacaaaactacaactccagcatgcccagaaagccaaaggctgtctgggcatgctgggagttgccgttttgaaactcccagaggcaagcagtgagatcgctttacggcggatCTCACTgcctgccaatgaagatgccgcactgctgccggaaactcacctccgggacgcagcgccgccgggaccgcctggaggacgtcgctcgcaacgggaccactcgggacaccgcatggtcgggtaagtgatgccgggggatgggtaagggacacttagcagagcggtgtgtgtcccgatccccgtgatcgggacttacacaccgcgctgctaaatattctgatagcgaaacgctgctattagctagtcagagtttgaccagctgatagcagcgatcgctggggggggggggggggatgaaaccccccgtggtcgcatggtaagatggctggctatcagtgatagccaccatcttaccgggcgctgcgggatgccgcgagtagcggcaaaaatgttcatgcgtacctgtatgtcatggggtcgggaacaccttgccacccatgacgtacaggtatgtcataggtcgggaaggggttaatggtatagagaactgtgtctagtgcattaactctgattttttgcccattgaaaccagtaggcccattgtggtctattggggaaagctgctgagttgcccatagcaaccaatcagatcgcttctttcatttttgaaaaagtctctgaaaaatgaaggaagtaatctgattggttgctatgggcaactcagaaacttttccaggaaaatatgctgagttgcccatagcaaccaatcagatcgcttctttcattttgcttgtgaaaaatgaaagaagcaatctggttgctatgggcaactgcacaactcttcctctacactggtcttgatgaatctcccccatagagggagatttatcaaaacctgcccagaggaaaagtttctgagttgcccatagcaaccaatcagatcgcttctttcatttttgaaaaagcctctgaaaaatgaaggatatttttgagattttggaagctgggatactcactacacccatgcatatctagataattaagtatgggaggaacttaaatttattttttaaatcacatggagttttgactttacttcattatggtcgaataaagcacttaaagagttccttaaaattaaagattcactcttttggatgaaaaggggcttatttatgtaaatcaattatacgctttaggtcaaataaagtcgtttgaagagatagcccataagtgtgtggggggaagacaatcacaaacattgttttttacaaataagtaacacagatcataaagcaataaaaggagagattggagatttcagggattctatatataagaaaagtttaattagactatttccttatgcaaagttgctgtctgggcatgctgggagttgtggttctgcagcggttgggggttcacagcttgaagaccactgctatagagggtgcaaatgtatctgagccctggaactcaaataatgtgaaatatgagatgatcaaaatggagcccctgcactaattacttgggttctgaggtctgtaaggtccatagtaaaaacatcaggttctgtctatagcagatactaaatcatggcagctcaaagaaacaagcagtcattctgacatgtcacatgtgatgtcatagacagctggaggcctgacatcccactgacagccgcccgagccttcagtctgttccagtgcgattagtgagaatagtgagattagcgtcttctttttctacttgtctgaaatggagctaaaaggactggggttcgtccccctcctgttggcgttttggtgtgcggcctggcttgccaccagctacatcatgacggtcgtcctcggccatgcagcctcgccactgatgagcatcaggtaagataaacaagcaaatgattcttatttcatgggttgggagtgaggaaatatccataataacattggtttcttttccttcacagtgacgtgggaaatgtctttcccgaaagcatattattcagaattggatttatagggacgtccattggcactttggtactaacctttcttatttataagtatatggttatgcatactgaagagttcaggggtcatcaggtcctgatccagaggatcctgctggccattgtgtgggcctcctgtttttccacagctgttatgcatgtattgtcccccgaagaatatcccaggatacactttgtcagcacgataatttccattacatgtgaagccttatactaccttgggcagtccatccagatgtataaattaccaggagcaaaaaaagtcatccaccatagtagatgcacctgctgtggcctgacttttgtctgtgtagttttctattttggatatgaaacattaaaggaattattccataatgatgaagactgggacgagatccgtgaaatccccatcataatcatcgagtgggtgatgcttctactgatcctgataaacatcgtgacctattattccaccatgcagaggttattgttgaccgtctccagaaacagctgcacactctctcttagagtaaaaattgatgacttcggggtgtagaccaccacgggggccatcaagtggacttctgggagagatactgcacaggacacggaaaacatctaaagaagaataactgggggactacatatggtgccagtaatcatgacacaataatatgagctggtgatattacctatacaaaaaaaaaaaaaaaaaaaattataaaaaaatattggtgtgtgaagtgtaatacctagttagaaaaacagaatcaaattcatcattataacccccctctgcattaccctgtttattatttttcaagcaagcactttgttctaattcgtccactctctggcgtgctccttgtataaggggtttgggataccctttttgtttaaaacgatcctccaggttctctagttgttgtaggtatttttgtgtggaagaacaattccttcggattct from the Hyla sarda isolate aHylSar1 chromosome 2 unlocalized genomic scaffold, aHylSar1.hap1 SUPER_2_unloc_14, whole genome shotgun sequence genome contains:
- the LOC130298343 gene encoding uncharacterized protein LOC130298343, producing MELKGLGFVPLLLAFWCAAWLATSYIMTVVLGHAASPLMSISDVGNVFPESILFRIGFIGTSIGTLVLTFLIYKYMVMHTEEFRGHQVLIQRILLAIVWASCFSTAVMHVLSPEEYPRIHFVSTIISITCEALYYLGQSIQMYKLPGAKKVIHHSRCTCCGLTFVCVVFYFGYETLKELFHNDEDWDEIREIPIIIIEWVMLLLILINIVTYYSTMQRLLLTVSRNSCTLSLRVKIDDFGV